In a single window of the Rhopalosiphum padi isolate XX-2018 chromosome 1, ASM2088224v1, whole genome shotgun sequence genome:
- the LOC132928620 gene encoding GPI ethanolamine phosphate transferase 2 — MRLTKQSVTLLYLSSCIIFANLLFLYGFFSFGYNDSRTSTPNDIPSTIWANKNDSEPWRFDTRRLYHKSVNKVVLMVIDGIRYDFFTESEYNVYMPFSTDLIKQNRSCLFRTRVNAPTVTMPRIKALTTGTVPNFIDLVLNLDSSAVQQDSIIYQARAANKRVIFYGDDTWLKLFPNSFVRHDGTTSFYISDYTEVDNNVTRHLENELKPTADWDIMILHYLGLDHIGHTDGPRSTLMPNKLAEMDNIIQRIVNHMDSENSELPSVLIVCGDHGMRDNGGHGGSSTGEVMVPLFVYFKNKICGGSIKEEIMQTDFVPSISVIMGLPIPSSSTGKLINKILQILNINEILFAYHYNSQQMYTNYISKKGLMNKAFMKDYDHAILYYYDWLKRETASINQAHRIISLYESALSGMSNFVIGSIAKFDIFLIIVSIVLSLQVWLLLIDFDAVNIKYIKVSRLVYLMLIRWAVCVWLQCDSVLCEFTATFNLLVCVIITMFIINLGSFDWPLSTFHRLEMSNFDNNLFYVLPGILIHLLSLFSSSYIEEEHQLLYHLWTGFSAIQVFKTFVTHSYTTSAKWIVSMILHRFCKNLNTIGNQWSGVYSLGDWFHESQNKIYLTTLMVVGLCSIFYACINIYRVAKNNKRFHRLSAIILVLYFWTLCSVYMYRVETKEVSAPYGYNILKLLFCLHLWTIAWYLLIGCHIFLVIKQTNRNSNKFNSAVCSMIILLMLRLSLLLRPHNILIPAVLVYTCKILQFKSWNTLTTTILYYWLSLMFFFYQGNSNSVGTLDIVPGYIGQTTYDPVVAGIHIFTHTYGFPILVYLFLVLDQKFSGLQKLCMLNVTQSCVYNLVILLFRNHLFIWSVFSPKLLYIIISTSTTYIFSALIVILLTLCRTSTKKELVI, encoded by the exons ATGCGGCTGACAAAGCAGTCTGTCACTCTGCTATATCTATCGTCGTGCATAATTTTTGCCAATTTGCTGTTCCTCTATGGGTTCTTTTCGTTTGGCTACAACGACAGCCGTACGTCAACGCCAAATGATATCCCGTCGACTATATGGGCGAACAAAAATGACTCGGAGCCTTGGCG ttttgacacTCGGCGCTTGTATCACAAGTCAGTGAATAAAGTTGTGTTGATGGTGATTGATGGTATTCGTTATGATTTTTTCACGGAAagtgaatataatgtatacatgccATTTTCTACTGATCTCATAAAGCAAAACCGAAGTTGTTTATTTCGTACCAGAGTGAACGCACCTACAGTTACAATGCCACGTATAAAA GCCTTAACTACAGGTACAGTGCCAAATTTTATTGATCTCGTGCTAAATCTAGATAGTTCAGCTGTGCAACAAGACAGTATTATTTATCAAGCCCGTGCAGCCAATAAACGAGTTATATTTTATGGAGATGATACAtggttaaaattatttccaaattCATTTGTCAGACATGATGGAACTACATCCTTTTACATATCTGATTACACTGAA GTTGATAATAATGTCACTCGTCATCTAGAAAATGAATTGAAACCAACAGCCGATTGGGATATTATGATACTTCATTATTTAGGTCTTGATCATATTGGCCATACGGATGGACCTCGAAGTACATTGATGCCGAATAAATTAGCTGAgatggataatattattcagCGTATTGTAAATCACatg GATTCTGAAAATTCTGAATTGCCATctgttttaattgtttgtggTGATCATGGAATGCGTGACAATGGTGGCCATGGTGGTTCTTCAACTGGCGAAGTAATGGTtcctttatttgtttattttaaaaacaagatATGTGGCGGATCTATAAA AGAAGAAATAATGCAAACAGATTTTGTTCCATCAATTTCTGTCATTATGGGACTACCAATACCTTCAAGCAGCACaggaaaacttataaataaaattttgcaaattcttaatattaatgaaattctCTTTGCATATCATTATAACTCACagcaaatgtatacaaattacatttcaaaaaaagGATTAATGAATAaag caTTTATGAAGGATTATGATCATGCTATACTCTATTATTATGATTGGTTAAAGAGAGAAACCGCTTCAATCAATCAGGCACAccgtattatttcattatatgaatCTGCATTGAGTGGTATGAGTAACTTTGTAATTGGATCAATAGCTAAATTTGACATATTTCTCATTATTGTCTCAATTGTATTATCTCTACAG gtaTGGTTGTTGCTCATAGACTTTGACGCTGTAAACATCAAGTATATTAAAGTCAGCCGTTTAGTGTACTTAATGCTAATTCGTTGGGCTGTTTGTGTATGGTTACAATGTGATAGTGTACTTTGTGAATTTACCGccacatttaatttattggtctgtgttataattacaatgtttattataaaccttGGTAGTTTTGATTGGCCACTTTCTACATTTCATAGATTAGAG AtgagtaattttgataataatttattttatgttttgccgggtatattaatacatttattaagtcTATTTTCATCAAGTTATATCGAAGAAGAGCATCAATTGTTGTATCACCTTTGGACCGGTTTTTCTGCTATCCAAGTATTCAAAACTTTTGTAACACATAGTTATACAACATCTGCTAAATGGATAGTATCTATGATTTTGCATCGATTTTGTAAAAATCTTAATACTATTGGTAATCAATGGTCAGGTGTTTATAGTTTAGGAGATTGGTTCCATGAGtcccaaaataaaatttatttgacaACTCTAATGGTTGTAG GTCTCTGCAGTATATTCTATGCTTGTATCAATATTTACCGAGTTGCTAAAAACAATAAGCGATTTCATAGATTAAGtgcaattattttagttttatatttttggactTTATGCAGTGTTTATATGTATAGAGTTGAAACTAAAGAAGTTTCTGCACcatatggatataatatatt aaagttattattttgtttgcatTTGTGGACTATAGCATGGTATTTATTGATTGGATGCCATATTTTTCTTGTTATCAAACAAACTAATCGAAATAGCAACAAGTTTAATAGTGCTGTGTGTTCAATGATAATCTTGTTAATGCTACGTTTGTCACTATTACTAAGAcctcataatattttgataccaGCAGTCTTAGTATATACATGTAAAATCCTTCAATTTAAAAGCTGGAATACTTTAACTACaactatactttattattggttgtcgttaatgttttttttttatcag gGTAATTCAAACAGCGTTGGGACATTAGACATAGTACCCGGTTACATTGGTCAAACCACTTATGATCCTGTTGTTGCAGGAATCCATATTTTTACCCATACGTATGGGTTTCCAATACTGGTTTACTTATTTCTTGTTCTTGATCAAAA gtTTTCAGGACTTCAGAAACTTTGTATGCTTAACGTTACTCAATCATGTGTATACaaccttgttattttattatttcgtaatcatttatttatatggtCAGTATTTTCTCCAAaacttttgtatattataatatctacatctacaacatacattttttctgCACTCATTGTTATTCTATTAACTTTATGTAGAACTTCTACAAAAAAagaattagtaatttaa
- the LOC132928629 gene encoding ubiquitin-conjugating enzyme E2 N, whose amino-acid sequence MSVLPRRILKETQRLMQEPVPGISAKPDEGNARYFHVKVTGPEDSPFEGGLFKLELFLPEDYPMSAPKVRFITKIYHPNIDRLGRICLDILKDKWSPALQIRTVLLSIQALLSAPNPDDPLANDVAELWKVNEIEAIRNAKEWTRMYATEN is encoded by the exons atgtctgtgTTACCGCGGAGAATACTCAAGGAGACGCAACGTCTGATGCAGGAACCTGTGCCCGGCATAAGTGCCAAGCCGGACGAAGGCAATGCTAG GTATTTTCACGTCAAAGTCACGGGACCGGAAGACTCTCCGTTTGAAGGAGGTCTATTCAAGTTGGAACTATTTTTGCCCGAAGACTATCCAATGTCAGCGCCAAAGGTCCGTTTCATCACTAAAATTTACCATCCAAATATTGACAGACTTGGAAGAATATGTTTGGACATCCTTAAGGACAAATGGTCACCAGCATTGCAGATACGTACCGTTCTTTTGTCCATACAAGCGTTGTTGAGCGCACCAAATCCAGACGATCCATTAGCAAACGACGTAGCTGAACTATGGAAAGTTAATGAAATCGAAGCCATACGTAATGCTAAGGAATGGACACGCATGTATGCCACAGAAAACTAA